A genomic region of Luteibacter aegosomatissinici contains the following coding sequences:
- a CDS encoding DUF1801 domain-containing protein: MTASKDSAPVVDASALIDERIASLGDWRGDALARVRKLIHEALPDVVETWKWMGTPVWEHNGIICTGESYKDKIKLTFAKGAALADPAKLFNSSLDGNVRRALDIGKGEKPDATKFKALVKAAAAHNATKKAGRKR, translated from the coding sequence ATGACAGCAAGCAAGGATTCCGCACCAGTGGTTGATGCGTCGGCCCTGATCGATGAGCGCATCGCCAGCCTTGGCGACTGGCGTGGCGATGCGCTCGCGCGCGTGCGCAAGTTGATCCATGAAGCGCTGCCCGATGTCGTCGAGACCTGGAAGTGGATGGGTACGCCGGTGTGGGAGCACAACGGCATCATCTGTACCGGTGAGAGCTACAAGGACAAGATCAAGCTGACCTTCGCGAAGGGCGCTGCGCTGGCAGATCCGGCCAAGCTCTTCAATTCAAGCCTCGATGGCAACGTGCGTCGCGCCCTGGATATCGGCAAGGGCGAGAAGCCGGATGCCACGAAGTTCAAGGCGCTGGTGAAAGCCGCGGCGGCGCATAACGCGACGAAGAAGGCCGGGCGGAAGCGTTAG
- a CDS encoding cytochrome D1 domain-containing protein, with product MNKQLTLKAARAALPLLMIAVALPAAAFNKNAYVANQNDNTVSVIDTTRNAVTASIPVGNSPLGIAVSPDGGKVYVTNASDNTVSVIKAATNTVIASIAVGNFPFGVTVSPDGRSAYVTNANDNTVSVIDTASYKVVDSLPVGSLPFGVATGPGGKYLYTANVVENTVSVLDTRTKQLVATVPVGTSPTGLDVGPFGARVYVANQGSSNVSVIDTSTNQVKYTIATGNNSDAVAASLFGTRAYVSNLSDSTVSVIDATSNKVIATVPVGAAPGPLAVSLPLGRVFVTNAGSNTVSVINPINNKVVATVNVGNNPSAIAVQPEI from the coding sequence ATGAATAAGCAACTGACGCTCAAGGCCGCTCGTGCCGCCCTTCCCTTGCTGATGATCGCCGTGGCTCTTCCCGCCGCCGCCTTCAACAAGAACGCCTATGTGGCGAACCAGAACGACAATACCGTGTCGGTGATCGATACGACCCGCAATGCCGTCACGGCGTCCATCCCGGTGGGCAATTCGCCGCTCGGTATCGCTGTCAGCCCCGATGGCGGCAAGGTTTACGTGACCAATGCCAGTGACAACACGGTATCCGTCATCAAGGCCGCCACCAATACGGTCATCGCTTCCATCGCAGTGGGCAACTTTCCCTTCGGCGTAACGGTCAGCCCGGACGGTCGCTCAGCGTACGTCACCAATGCCAATGACAATACGGTCTCCGTGATCGATACGGCCAGCTACAAGGTGGTTGATTCGCTGCCCGTCGGCAGCCTGCCGTTCGGCGTAGCCACGGGCCCGGGCGGCAAGTACCTGTATACCGCCAACGTTGTCGAAAACACGGTATCGGTGCTCGATACCCGCACGAAGCAGCTCGTGGCGACCGTGCCGGTCGGCACCTCCCCCACCGGCCTGGATGTCGGCCCGTTCGGTGCCCGCGTGTACGTGGCCAACCAGGGTTCGAGCAACGTGTCGGTGATCGATACCTCGACCAACCAGGTGAAGTACACGATCGCTACCGGCAATAACTCGGATGCCGTTGCCGCCAGCCTGTTCGGCACGCGCGCCTATGTATCCAACCTTTCCGATAGCACGGTGTCGGTGATCGACGCGACCAGCAACAAGGTGATCGCGACCGTGCCGGTCGGTGCGGCACCGGGCCCCCTCGCTGTGAGCCTTCCGCTCGGCCGCGTATTCGTCACGAATGCTGGCTCGAACACGGTGTCGGTGATCAATCCGATCAACAACAAGGTGGTTGCCACGGTCAACGTCGGCAACAACCCGTCGGCTATCGCTGTGCAGCCTGAGATCTGA
- a CDS encoding thioredoxin family protein — translation MKHILPFALLSAALAAGLAMPVRAAAVAPFDGATGWLNTRPFTDADLRGKVIVVNFWTYSCINSLRQVPYVRAWADKYKSQGLVVIGVHSPEFGFERDATNIQRAVKEYDVNYPVAIDSDHRVWDTFNNEYWPALYFIDAKGTVRHAEFGEGNYDKSELLIRQLLAEAGNKPMEGALVDPAGQGAEAPADTDDERSPETYTGYGRTEQFASAGGVVQDQMNAYSAPKALQLNHWALAGNWRMGREYATSGGAGSKIVYRFHARDLHLVLGPSVNGASVRFRVTIDGKAPGSAHGVDTDAQGSGTIDQPRMYQLIRQTLPITDHVFTIEFLDPGAQAYSFTFG, via the coding sequence ATGAAACACATCCTTCCCTTCGCGCTGCTCAGCGCCGCCCTGGCCGCCGGCCTGGCCATGCCGGTCCGCGCGGCCGCCGTCGCGCCTTTCGACGGAGCGACCGGTTGGCTCAATACGAGGCCATTTACCGACGCCGATCTCCGCGGCAAAGTCATCGTGGTTAACTTCTGGACTTACTCCTGTATCAATTCCCTGCGCCAGGTTCCCTATGTGCGCGCGTGGGCGGATAAGTACAAAAGCCAGGGCCTGGTCGTCATTGGCGTCCATTCCCCGGAATTTGGTTTCGAGCGTGATGCGACGAATATCCAGCGCGCCGTGAAGGAATACGACGTGAACTACCCGGTCGCTATCGACAGCGATCATCGCGTGTGGGACACGTTCAACAACGAGTACTGGCCGGCGCTCTATTTCATCGATGCCAAGGGCACGGTGCGTCATGCCGAATTTGGTGAAGGCAACTATGACAAGTCCGAGCTGCTGATCCGCCAGCTGCTTGCCGAGGCGGGCAATAAGCCCATGGAAGGCGCCCTCGTCGACCCGGCGGGCCAGGGCGCGGAAGCACCAGCAGATACCGACGACGAACGCTCCCCCGAGACCTACACGGGCTACGGGCGCACCGAGCAGTTCGCGTCAGCCGGTGGCGTGGTGCAGGACCAGATGAACGCCTATTCGGCACCCAAAGCCCTACAGCTGAACCACTGGGCATTGGCCGGCAACTGGCGCATGGGGCGCGAGTACGCCACATCAGGTGGCGCGGGGAGCAAGATCGTGTATCGCTTCCACGCCCGTGACCTGCACCTGGTGCTTGGGCCGTCGGTGAACGGAGCGAGCGTCCGCTTCCGCGTCACCATCGATGGCAAGGCACCGGGGAGCGCCCATGGTGTGGATACGGATGCCCAAGGCAGTGGCACGATTGACCAGCCACGGATGTACCAGCTGATCCGCCAGACACTCCCCATTACCGATCACGTGTTCACGATCGAATTCCTCGATCCGGGCGCACAGGCGTATTCGTTTACGTTTGGCTGA
- a CDS encoding beta-propeller fold lactonase family protein, protein MAMPALAFAHNNHAYVANHKSADVTVIDMVTNTVTATVPVGRIPDAITIAPDGMTVYVANGGDNTVSVIDTDSNTVIATIPVGKTPAAISANPNGGEVYVANTNDSTISAIDTTSNTVVSTIPVGNLPIAMAFGPGGRRLYTANAGDNSATAVDTTTRTVTASIPVGELPYGIAVGPLGARVYVGNYVTNDVSVIDTRSNDVVATLPAGNGPDAVAVSPIGIPVYVANDVDGTVSVINPITRRTIATVPVGENPGALAVNRLGRVYVANVSSNTVSVIDPLTNKVISTVATGQWPSAIAIQPRD, encoded by the coding sequence ATGGCGATGCCCGCACTCGCGTTCGCGCATAACAATCACGCGTATGTGGCGAACCACAAATCGGCCGATGTCACGGTGATCGACATGGTGACGAATACGGTCACCGCGACCGTACCGGTAGGCAGGATCCCGGATGCGATAACGATTGCGCCGGACGGAATGACTGTCTATGTCGCCAACGGTGGCGATAACACGGTCTCGGTCATCGATACCGATTCGAACACGGTGATCGCGACCATTCCGGTGGGTAAGACTCCGGCAGCGATCTCGGCAAATCCGAACGGTGGTGAGGTGTATGTCGCCAACACCAACGACAGTACGATTTCCGCGATCGACACCACGAGCAACACGGTCGTCTCGACCATCCCGGTAGGCAACCTGCCCATCGCCATGGCATTCGGACCCGGCGGGCGTCGGCTATATACGGCAAACGCGGGCGACAATTCGGCGACGGCCGTTGACACCACGACGCGCACGGTAACGGCGTCCATCCCTGTGGGTGAGCTCCCCTACGGTATCGCCGTAGGCCCGCTGGGCGCCCGCGTCTATGTGGGCAACTACGTCACGAACGATGTCAGCGTGATCGACACCCGGTCAAACGATGTCGTCGCGACGCTTCCGGCAGGCAACGGTCCGGATGCCGTGGCGGTCAGCCCCATCGGAATCCCCGTGTATGTGGCGAACGATGTCGACGGCACCGTCTCGGTCATCAACCCCATCACGCGGCGCACGATCGCCACCGTGCCTGTCGGCGAGAACCCAGGTGCCCTCGCCGTCAACCGGCTGGGCCGGGTCTACGTCGCGAACGTGTCTTCAAACACGGTATCGGTGATCGATCCGCTCACCAACAAGGTCATCAGCACGGTGGCAACCGGCCAATGGCCCAGCGCCATCGCGATCCAGCCTCGCGACTGA
- a CDS encoding plasmid replication/partition related protein, with the protein MHIVVNEDLKAYIDPLTPDEHESLERSLLTEGCRDALVLWGDTLVDGHNRYGICRKHDIPFKTVQNERFQSMDDVHLWMIEQHLGRRSVSDFQRGVLALRKREILAARREAEEPAKADENDLPFDATGSEPARPKAPRPNPADSRKEIAREARISANQVGMIEKIRKEAAPEVVAAVKSGTLSISAGAAVASLPEDEQRAAATAGDQELKQAAKRVRESKRKPREKPSGDVLALQEQVAELEAENRNLRREIDTLRARLGEPPLEAPEEG; encoded by the coding sequence ATGCATATCGTCGTCAACGAAGACCTCAAGGCTTACATCGATCCGCTCACCCCGGATGAGCACGAATCGCTGGAGCGGAGCCTGCTTACCGAGGGCTGCCGCGATGCGCTGGTGCTGTGGGGCGATACCCTGGTGGATGGGCACAACCGCTACGGCATCTGCCGCAAGCACGATATCCCGTTCAAGACAGTGCAGAACGAGCGTTTCCAGTCCATGGATGACGTGCACCTGTGGATGATCGAGCAGCACCTGGGCCGGCGCAGCGTCTCGGATTTCCAGCGCGGCGTGCTGGCCTTGCGCAAGCGCGAGATCCTGGCGGCGCGGCGGGAAGCCGAAGAGCCGGCCAAGGCGGACGAGAACGACCTGCCGTTCGACGCGACCGGCTCGGAGCCCGCACGACCCAAGGCCCCGCGCCCCAACCCGGCCGATAGCCGCAAGGAAATCGCCCGCGAGGCCCGGATCAGTGCCAACCAGGTGGGCATGATCGAAAAGATCCGCAAGGAGGCCGCCCCCGAGGTGGTCGCCGCGGTCAAGTCCGGCACCCTCTCCATCAGCGCGGGCGCCGCCGTGGCCTCGCTGCCCGAGGACGAGCAGCGGGCCGCCGCCACGGCCGGCGACCAGGAGCTGAAGCAGGCCGCCAAGCGCGTACGCGAATCCAAGCGCAAGCCTCGCGAAAAGCCCTCGGGGGATGTGCTGGCCCTGCAGGAACAGGTCGCCGAACTGGAAGCCGAGAACCGCAACCTGCGCCGTGAGATCGACACCCTGCGCGCCCGCCTGGGCGAGCCGCCCCTCGAAGCTCCCGAAGAGGGCTGA
- a CDS encoding VOC family protein has protein sequence MQRVTGIGGIFFKAKDAPALRAWYQKHLGIDVQAWGGAAFTWTDSEGKPYAGTTIWSISSGNDGQVPEGQPFTINYRVADLHALVKVLREEGCNVLDKVDDSEYGKFGWVIDPEGNKVELWEPPEGQ, from the coding sequence ATGCAACGAGTTACCGGTATCGGCGGTATTTTCTTCAAAGCGAAGGATGCTCCCGCCTTGCGGGCCTGGTATCAAAAGCACCTCGGGATCGACGTGCAGGCCTGGGGCGGTGCGGCATTTACCTGGACCGACAGCGAGGGAAAGCCGTATGCCGGCACCACCATCTGGTCCATATCATCGGGCAATGACGGCCAGGTGCCCGAAGGGCAACCCTTCACCATCAATTACCGTGTCGCCGACTTGCACGCGCTGGTGAAGGTGCTTCGGGAGGAAGGCTGCAACGTGCTGGATAAAGTGGACGATTCCGAATACGGCAAGTTCGGCTGGGTGATCGACCCGGAAGGGAACAAGGTCGAACTGTGGGAGCCGCCCGAGGGGCAGTAA
- a CDS encoding methyltransferase domain-containing protein — MRTASTAAPVTMHGMTDAPCAFLHLLETDTTWREPGAFRWRADAADQLDLLLVAMTDDTQRQRAESLLEAMSAADDALFRELRAAIIAGEGKAALAPWLDVGEPVGAHYDALDVLLAGVLAIDEPVLDDPRPPADMVFYQPTPARHIVDAVRRTALSPADHLLDLGSGLGHVPLLARILSGAAVSGLDREPAYVDSARNAATALGLPEVAFACGDARDADYSRANVFYLFTPFIGPVLRDVVARLEAEAQKRPVQIVALGPCTRTFARQPWLQTKDAHPEATDRVVLFTPR, encoded by the coding sequence GTGAGAACCGCGTCAACGGCTGCGCCCGTTACCATGCACGGCATGACCGATGCCCCTTGTGCCTTCCTCCACCTGCTTGAAACCGACACCACGTGGCGTGAGCCCGGTGCCTTCCGATGGCGTGCGGATGCGGCCGACCAGCTCGACCTGTTGCTGGTGGCGATGACGGACGACACGCAACGCCAGCGCGCCGAATCGTTGTTGGAGGCCATGTCCGCTGCCGATGACGCCCTCTTCCGTGAGTTGCGCGCCGCGATCATCGCGGGCGAAGGAAAGGCAGCGCTCGCACCGTGGCTTGATGTGGGCGAGCCGGTGGGTGCGCATTACGATGCGCTCGATGTGCTGCTTGCCGGTGTGCTTGCCATCGACGAGCCCGTGTTGGATGACCCGCGGCCGCCGGCCGACATGGTCTTCTACCAGCCCACGCCTGCCCGGCATATCGTCGATGCAGTGCGGCGTACGGCCCTGTCGCCCGCGGATCATTTGCTGGACCTGGGCTCGGGCCTTGGTCACGTTCCGCTGCTGGCCCGCATCCTGAGCGGCGCGGCCGTATCCGGCCTGGATCGTGAGCCTGCGTATGTCGACAGTGCGCGGAACGCAGCCACGGCGCTGGGGCTGCCGGAGGTGGCGTTCGCATGCGGTGACGCACGGGACGCCGACTACTCAAGGGCGAACGTGTTCTACCTGTTCACACCGTTTATTGGCCCCGTGCTACGCGATGTCGTGGCACGCCTGGAAGCGGAGGCGCAAAAACGACCTGTTCAGATCGTCGCCCTCGGCCCATGCACGCGCACTTTCGCCCGTCAGCCCTGGCTGCAGACGAAGGATGCCCATCCCGAAGCCACCGACCGCGTAGTCCTCTTTACGCCCCGGTAG
- a CDS encoding class I SAM-dependent methyltransferase, which yields MSSFSDPQAVARYAEGPVRQVPGFHGMQQMAAILLAEVVPPGGTVLVLGAGGGLELKAFAEAQPGWTFVGVDPSAEMLRLAHSTLGALSSRTELHEGYIDTAPGGPFDGATCLLTLHFLNADERLHTLQELRSRLRPGAPLVVAHHSFPLDDGARERWLARYAAFATVSGVPAKDAQNASAAISTRLPLLPPEQDEALLRDAGFERIEQFYSGFTFRGWVAYNRST from the coding sequence GTGTCGTCGTTCTCCGATCCCCAGGCCGTCGCCCGCTACGCGGAAGGCCCCGTGCGTCAGGTTCCCGGTTTCCATGGTATGCAGCAGATGGCTGCCATCCTCCTTGCCGAGGTGGTGCCACCCGGGGGCACGGTGCTTGTACTCGGCGCCGGTGGTGGCCTCGAACTGAAGGCATTTGCTGAGGCGCAGCCCGGTTGGACGTTTGTGGGGGTCGATCCTTCCGCCGAGATGCTCAGGCTCGCGCATTCAACCCTTGGCGCCCTCTCGTCGCGCACCGAGCTCCATGAAGGCTATATCGATACGGCCCCGGGCGGGCCGTTCGATGGCGCAACCTGCCTGCTCACCCTGCACTTCCTCAATGCCGATGAGCGACTGCATACCCTGCAGGAGCTTCGCAGCCGACTGCGCCCCGGCGCGCCACTGGTCGTGGCCCACCATAGCTTTCCGCTTGATGATGGCGCGAGGGAGCGCTGGCTGGCTCGCTACGCCGCCTTTGCGACCGTATCCGGCGTTCCAGCGAAGGACGCACAGAACGCATCGGCCGCGATCAGCACCCGCCTGCCGCTGCTTCCACCGGAACAAGACGAGGCGCTATTGCGTGACGCCGGATTCGAACGGATCGAACAGTTCTACTCAGGTTTCACGTTCCGTGGCTGGGTCGCCTACAACCGATCCACGTGA
- a CDS encoding FMN-binding negative transcriptional regulator, whose product MYVPALFTESDPAVLHGFMREHPLGTLVTHTSAGLDANHVPFLLDEARGESGVLVAHVARANAVWRDVTDGDDVLVVFRGAHGYISPNWYPSKQETHRHVPTWNYEVVNVHGRIRVIDDEKFVRGVVARLTREHEARLPEPWTMSDAPADYLAEQLAHIVGIEVEITRLEGKRKLSQNRTPGDFEGAVNGVEGSGNPALAAAMRASRKPVV is encoded by the coding sequence ATGTACGTGCCTGCCCTCTTCACCGAATCGGATCCCGCGGTCCTGCACGGCTTCATGCGCGAGCATCCGCTCGGCACGCTGGTAACCCACACCTCCGCCGGCCTGGATGCGAACCACGTTCCGTTCCTGCTCGATGAGGCGCGTGGTGAATCAGGTGTCCTCGTGGCGCATGTCGCTCGCGCAAACGCAGTGTGGCGCGATGTGACCGATGGTGATGATGTTCTGGTCGTTTTCCGTGGTGCCCATGGTTACATCTCGCCCAACTGGTACCCGAGCAAGCAGGAAACCCACCGCCACGTACCCACATGGAACTACGAAGTGGTGAATGTCCATGGCCGCATCCGCGTCATTGATGACGAGAAGTTCGTACGCGGCGTCGTGGCAAGGTTAACCCGTGAACACGAGGCACGGTTGCCGGAGCCATGGACGATGAGCGACGCACCCGCCGATTACCTGGCCGAACAACTCGCCCATATTGTCGGCATCGAAGTCGAGATCACCCGCCTCGAAGGAAAGCGAAAGCTGTCGCAGAACCGTACGCCCGGCGATTTCGAGGGCGCAGTGAACGGTGTGGAAGGCAGCGGTAACCCGGCGCTCGCCGCCGCCATGCGTGCGTCGCGCAAACCAGTGGTCTAA
- a CDS encoding alpha/beta hydrolase family protein, which yields MKSRTWLFALGLYLLATVVPANADESAAAAQAATAKASMETMQIPSHGGLMNALVYIAAGEGPHPVVILLHGFPGNERNLDLAQDMRRAGWDVLFFNYRGSWGSTGDFSFAHSIEDVASAIAYVRTPSNAKRLRADPSRIVLVGHSMGGFMAVQGAAADPAIKGIAMISGADFAEMFGQLKGSKPEAVKAMAAGLAKEGMAPLSGCTPESLAQQVADHAATWSFRSKVDALKTRPVFVITSDDGLAQADNAFADTLRKAGSAQVTTLHLATDHAYSDKRTELSAALLKWLAVAK from the coding sequence ATGAAGTCCCGAACGTGGTTGTTTGCCTTAGGTCTGTACCTGCTCGCCACCGTGGTTCCCGCGAATGCCGACGAGAGCGCCGCAGCCGCCCAGGCGGCAACAGCAAAAGCCTCGATGGAAACTATGCAGATTCCCAGCCACGGCGGGCTGATGAACGCGCTGGTTTACATAGCGGCCGGTGAAGGGCCGCACCCCGTGGTCATCCTGCTGCATGGTTTCCCCGGCAACGAACGAAACCTGGATCTCGCACAGGACATGCGGCGCGCTGGCTGGGATGTGCTGTTCTTCAATTACCGTGGCTCGTGGGGTTCGACCGGCGATTTCTCCTTTGCCCATTCGATTGAAGACGTAGCCTCGGCGATCGCCTACGTGCGCACGCCCAGCAACGCAAAGCGCCTGCGGGCAGATCCGTCACGGATCGTCTTGGTCGGCCATAGCATGGGCGGCTTCATGGCCGTGCAGGGTGCGGCGGCCGATCCGGCCATCAAGGGCATCGCGATGATCTCCGGCGCCGATTTCGCCGAGATGTTCGGGCAGCTCAAAGGCAGCAAACCAGAGGCGGTAAAGGCCATGGCTGCAGGCCTGGCCAAGGAAGGCATGGCACCGTTGAGTGGCTGCACGCCAGAGAGCCTTGCGCAACAGGTAGCCGACCATGCAGCGACATGGTCATTCCGTTCGAAAGTCGATGCGTTGAAGACGCGGCCCGTGTTCGTCATTACATCCGATGACGGGCTTGCCCAAGCGGATAACGCGTTTGCCGATACATTGAGGAAGGCCGGCAGTGCGCAGGTGACGACGTTGCACCTTGCTACCGACCACGCGTACTCCGATAAACGTACCGAGCTTTCCGCGGCATTACTGAAGTGGCTGGCGGTGGCTAAGTGA